The Hymenobacter sp. 5317J-9 genome has a window encoding:
- a CDS encoding BrxA/BrxB family bacilliredoxin, translating to MAVYPEYMVAPIRQDLTEVGFEQLMTPEAVESALADKEGTVLVAVNSVCGCAAAKARPALKMALASADKKPGKLVTVFAGMETDAVAKMREHLLPYPPSSPCIALFKDGELVHMIERYHIEGSDAMRIVNNLQGAFEEYC from the coding sequence ATGGCAGTTTATCCCGAATACATGGTGGCGCCCATCCGCCAGGACCTCACCGAGGTTGGTTTTGAGCAGTTGATGACCCCCGAAGCAGTGGAGTCGGCCCTGGCCGACAAAGAAGGCACCGTGCTGGTGGCCGTTAACTCGGTGTGCGGCTGCGCCGCCGCCAAGGCCCGCCCGGCCCTGAAAATGGCCTTGGCCAGCGCCGACAAGAAGCCCGGCAAACTCGTGACCGTGTTTGCCGGCATGGAAACCGACGCCGTGGCCAAGATGCGCGAGCACCTGCTGCCGTACCCTCCTTCGTCGCCCTGCATCGCCCTGTTCAAAGACGGCGAGCTGGTGCACATGATTGAGCGCTACCACATCGAAGGTTCCGACGCCATGCGCATCGTCAACAACCTGCAAGGCGCGTTTGAGGAGTATTGCTAA